The following proteins are co-located in the Acidicapsa acidisoli genome:
- a CDS encoding ATP-binding protein, whose translation MEPSKRELIESVFAGDGEMATRMRALDWSTTPLGPVEQWPQALRTGVRIVLDSARAFEQERQQEREKLRASEQRLAETSRLYREQQRAATELQIQVDLLQQLPVAAWTLNPDGTPDFVNRVWLEFSGQTLDFVRSNPEAWMNAVHPEDRDRVIRIFWEGVSSGRGFVFENRGLRAHDGTYRWHLQQAVPLHDVRGNVIKFVGTTTDIDDQKRVEESLAALDRAKTTFFSNVSHEFRTPLTLMLGPLEEIQKEARERLSPEGYELLATVRRNGLRLLKLVNTLLDFSRIEAGRAQTSYQPTDLASFTAEIASAFDSAMKNAGLCFSVECLPIADLVYVDRDMWEKIVLNLISNAYKFTFEGDVALTLKSVDSAVELQVRDTGVGIPEEHREHVFERFHRIESTQARTYEGTGIGLALVEELVRLHSGTVRVESSVGVGSTFTVTIPSGTGHLPAERIQAAQTLASTTIRVQAYVEELNQWLENEPGLAVDAATFPKQASLAPSLEPSPSGKRELIVLADDNADMRQYLTRLLSERYEVHAAADGLQALEATRKLRPVLVLADVMMPHLDGFGLLRAIRDDSALAGTPVVLLSARAGEESRVEGLEADADDYLIKPFAARELLARVAAHVKMASLRRETAEREERIRSEAQLEREKLRASEERLAETSRLYCELQQADAELQLQVALLQQLPVSAWTLKPDGTPDFVNRVWLEFAGQTLDFVRSHPEAWMTAVHPEDRKTTAKGFWEGVRSGTGFAFETRTLRAQDGTYRWHLNQAVVLRDAEGRVFKFVGTTTDIDDQKRAEEALRQAQGDLARINRVTTMGELAASLAHEIKQPITGAITNVSTCLRKLDRDEPNLDEVRAGVTRIGRDVQRTAEIIDRIRAQFEKGAANKQTLDLNEIIPETVALLRDEAVRHSILVRTELAADLPQIVGDRLQLQQVMMNLILNSIEAMKDVDGIREIIIQSQRAEKEQILVSFRDTGIGLPPQIVEKIFDPFFTTKPHGTGMGLRISRSIIESHGGRLWAVSLLGRGATFQFILPAVIENQP comes from the coding sequence ATGGAGCCTAGCAAAAGAGAGTTGATCGAGTCAGTGTTTGCCGGTGACGGCGAGATGGCCACGCGTATGCGCGCGCTCGACTGGTCGACTACGCCGCTCGGCCCCGTGGAACAATGGCCGCAAGCCCTGCGAACGGGCGTGCGAATCGTGTTGGACAGCGCACGCGCATTTGAACAGGAGCGCCAGCAGGAACGCGAAAAACTTCGCGCTAGCGAGCAGAGATTGGCGGAGACCAGCCGCCTTTACCGAGAGCAGCAGCGAGCCGCAACAGAGTTGCAAATCCAAGTCGATCTGCTGCAGCAACTTCCAGTCGCTGCCTGGACGCTTAATCCTGATGGGACGCCCGATTTCGTGAATCGAGTTTGGCTTGAATTCTCCGGTCAAACTCTCGATTTCGTCCGGTCAAATCCTGAGGCCTGGATGAACGCGGTCCACCCTGAAGATCGGGACAGAGTAATCAGGATCTTCTGGGAGGGCGTGAGTTCGGGACGCGGGTTTGTGTTTGAAAACAGGGGTCTGCGTGCTCACGACGGGACCTATCGCTGGCACCTTCAGCAGGCCGTGCCCCTGCACGATGTGCGAGGAAACGTCATCAAATTCGTCGGAACGACCACTGACATCGATGACCAAAAGCGGGTGGAAGAGTCTCTGGCCGCACTCGACCGCGCCAAAACAACGTTTTTCAGCAACGTCAGCCACGAGTTCCGAACGCCGTTGACGCTGATGCTCGGTCCGCTTGAGGAAATTCAGAAGGAAGCAAGGGAGCGGCTGAGTCCCGAAGGTTACGAGCTGCTGGCCACGGTGCGCCGCAACGGCCTCAGATTGCTCAAGCTCGTCAACACGCTTCTGGATTTCTCGCGTATCGAAGCCGGTCGCGCGCAGACGTCCTATCAGCCGACAGACCTGGCAAGTTTCACCGCAGAAATCGCGAGCGCGTTTGACTCGGCGATGAAGAACGCCGGGCTCTGCTTCTCAGTCGAGTGCCTGCCAATCGCCGACCTGGTGTACGTGGATCGCGACATGTGGGAGAAGATTGTTTTGAATCTGATCTCCAATGCTTATAAGTTCACGTTCGAGGGCGATGTTGCTCTCACATTGAAATCCGTGGACAGCGCAGTGGAATTACAGGTCCGCGACACCGGCGTGGGCATACCCGAAGAGCATCGCGAGCACGTGTTCGAGCGGTTCCATCGCATCGAAAGCACCCAGGCCAGGACTTACGAAGGCACAGGGATCGGGCTGGCGCTGGTTGAGGAACTCGTGAGATTGCACAGCGGCACTGTGCGCGTGGAGAGCTCCGTTGGCGTCGGCAGCACATTCACTGTGACGATTCCGAGCGGCACGGGCCATCTGCCGGCGGAGCGCATTCAGGCCGCACAAACACTCGCCTCGACCACGATTCGAGTCCAAGCTTATGTCGAAGAGCTGAATCAGTGGTTGGAAAATGAACCGGGGTTGGCGGTCGATGCGGCAACGTTTCCCAAACAAGCTTCGCTCGCCCCCAGCCTGGAACCCTCACCCTCGGGGAAACGCGAACTGATCGTCTTGGCCGATGACAATGCGGACATGCGCCAATACCTCACACGCCTGCTGAGCGAGCGATATGAGGTGCACGCGGCTGCTGACGGCCTCCAGGCGCTGGAAGCCACTCGGAAATTGCGCCCAGTCCTTGTGCTGGCGGATGTCATGATGCCGCATCTCGATGGGTTTGGCCTGTTGCGGGCGATTCGCGATGATTCAGCCCTCGCCGGCACGCCAGTCGTCCTACTGTCGGCACGGGCAGGCGAAGAGTCGCGCGTGGAAGGACTGGAGGCCGATGCCGACGACTATCTCATCAAGCCATTCGCTGCCCGGGAGCTGCTGGCGCGTGTAGCGGCACACGTCAAAATGGCCAGTCTTCGCCGCGAAACTGCGGAACGCGAAGAACGGATCCGCAGTGAGGCGCAACTCGAACGCGAGAAACTGCGCGCCAGCGAAGAACGGTTGGCCGAGACGAGCCGCCTTTACTGTGAGCTACAGCAGGCCGACGCAGAATTGCAACTACAAGTTGCGCTGCTGCAGCAGCTTCCTGTGTCCGCCTGGACGCTCAAGCCCGATGGGACACCTGATTTCGTGAATCGGGTCTGGCTGGAGTTCGCAGGTCAGACCCTTGACTTCGTCCGGTCGCATCCCGAAGCCTGGATGACCGCGGTCCATCCCGAGGATCGGAAGACGACAGCCAAGGGCTTTTGGGAGGGGGTACGCTCGGGAACAGGATTTGCGTTTGAAACCAGGACTCTCCGCGCTCAGGACGGGACATATCGCTGGCACCTCAATCAAGCTGTGGTCTTGCGCGATGCAGAAGGAAGAGTTTTCAAATTCGTCGGTACGACGACCGACATCGACGACCAGAAGCGGGCGGAAGAGGCTTTGCGCCAGGCGCAGGGCGATCTTGCACGCATCAACCGGGTGACAACCATGGGAGAGCTGGCAGCCTCATTGGCTCATGAAATCAAACAACCAATCACGGGTGCTATCACCAACGTCAGCACATGCCTGCGAAAGCTCGATCGCGATGAACCCAATCTGGATGAGGTGCGCGCGGGCGTTACCAGAATTGGTAGGGATGTGCAACGTACCGCTGAGATTATCGATAGGATCCGCGCGCAATTTGAGAAAGGCGCCGCGAATAAACAGACCCTTGATTTAAACGAGATTATTCCGGAAACTGTTGCCCTTCTGCGCGACGAAGCAGTGCGACACAGCATCCTGGTCCGGACGGAACTGGCAGCCGATCTGCCTCAGATCGTTGGAGATCGTCTGCAATTGCAGCAGGTCATGATGAATCTGATCCTCAATAGCATCGAAGCAATGAAGGACGTCGACGGGATACGTGAGATCATCATCCAATCGCAGCGGGCTGAGAAGGAGCAGATCCTTGTTTCATTTCGTGATACCGGCATAGGGCTTCCGCCGCAAATCGTGGAAAAGATTTTCGACCCGTTCTTTACGACGAAACCTCATGGCACCGGCATGGGGCTTCGCATCAGCCGGTCAATCATTGAGTCGCATGGTGGGCGCTTATGGGCAGTCAGCCTCTTGGGGCGCGGCGCGACTTTTCAGTTCATCCTGCCTGCTGTGATAGAGAACCAGCCATAA
- a CDS encoding response regulator, whose amino-acid sequence MKAHLLISVVDDDQSVRESLPELLNELGLDAWPFSSAGEFLASDAPLHSSCLVLDVSMPVISGPGLFRELRRRNLNIPVIFITARKDEVARTRLLDDGAVECLFKPFSDTALLQALSKAVGAK is encoded by the coding sequence ATGAAAGCGCATTTGCTGATTTCGGTGGTCGACGATGACCAATCAGTTCGCGAGTCGCTGCCGGAACTGTTGAATGAGTTGGGACTTGACGCGTGGCCATTCTCATCGGCAGGAGAATTTCTGGCGTCCGATGCTCCGTTGCATTCGAGCTGCCTGGTCCTCGACGTATCAATGCCAGTAATTTCCGGACCCGGCCTCTTCCGCGAACTTCGTCGCCGCAACCTGAATATTCCGGTTATTTTCATTACTGCTCGCAAGGACGAAGTCGCACGAACGCGATTGCTTGATGATGGAGCAGTCGAATGTTTGTTCAAACCCTTCAGCGATACAGCTCTGTTGCAGGCATTGAGCAAGGCTGTTGGCGCCAAATAA
- a CDS encoding response regulator transcription factor has protein sequence MPNTSPTVFVVDDDISVRESLQFLIQDEGWQVETFASAEEFLNRRREFAPSCLTLDISMPGLNGLDLQKRLAVERPDMPIIFLTGYGDVPMTVAVMNAGAVEFLTKPFSDGTLLAAVSKAISRSSALIARDTELRALRARYTRLTFREREVLALVVVGKANKEVANELGISEVTVKAHCGSMMQKMGAGSLAELVNQAARLRLLRSNRNP, from the coding sequence GTGCCAAACACCTCACCGACAGTATTCGTTGTAGATGACGATATCTCGGTCCGAGAATCGCTTCAATTCTTGATTCAGGACGAAGGCTGGCAAGTAGAAACCTTCGCGTCGGCTGAAGAATTCCTCAACCGCCGACGCGAATTCGCCCCAAGCTGCTTGACCCTCGATATCTCGATGCCTGGGTTGAACGGGCTCGATCTGCAGAAGAGACTAGCGGTGGAACGACCCGATATGCCTATTATCTTCCTCACCGGTTACGGCGACGTGCCGATGACCGTAGCGGTTATGAATGCTGGGGCAGTAGAGTTCTTAACGAAGCCCTTCAGTGACGGCACACTTCTGGCCGCCGTCAGCAAAGCCATTTCGCGGAGCTCGGCTCTGATCGCCCGTGATACTGAACTTAGAGCGCTCAGAGCGCGGTATACCCGTTTGACCTTTCGCGAACGAGAGGTGTTGGCTTTGGTTGTCGTTGGAAAGGCGAATAAGGAGGTCGCTAATGAGTTGGGCATAAGCGAGGTCACCGTGAAAGCGCATTGTGGAAGCATGATGCAGAAGATGGGAGCCGGTTCTTTGGCGGAACTGGTGAATCAAGCCGCAAGGCTCCGCCTGTTGCGATCTAATCGGAATCCCTAG
- a CDS encoding Gfo/Idh/MocA family protein translates to MKSSMQASASRREFIKSTGKFAAISALANVAIPAVHAIGGDLIQVALIGCGGRGGGAAANALSVKRGPIKLVAMADIFPDRLQKDLTKLQMQFASQVDVPPERQFIGFDAYQKAMDCLKPGDVAIFATPPAFRWVHFSYAIQKGLNVFMEKPLTADGPTSKRMFSLAREAQAKNLKVGVGLMSRHNRAMQELAKRVHDGEIGEIILQRGYRMHGPGGYFSSLPKPAGITDLLYQVQRFHSFIWASGGCFNDFYIHLIDQLGWMKNEWPVKAQALGGRQYRSSPEGIMYVDQNFDTYSVEYTYSDGAKFFFDGRTIPGCEQIYSSYLQGTKGSGIASKAGDCGQPSSLYASQDLTANMFWESKVKPEEQDPYQNEWNDLVDAIRDDKPYNEVQRGVEVSLVSSMGRMAAHTGREVTFDQMLNCDFEMSPNTDKFTMDSPAPLVADADGRYPVPQPGIVTSREYRA, encoded by the coding sequence ATGAAATCATCCATGCAAGCCTCGGCGTCCCGCCGTGAATTCATTAAAAGCACGGGCAAATTTGCAGCGATTTCGGCTTTGGCCAACGTGGCCATTCCCGCTGTCCACGCTATTGGCGGCGACCTGATCCAGGTCGCCCTGATCGGCTGTGGTGGGCGCGGCGGTGGCGCAGCAGCCAATGCACTTTCCGTCAAGCGCGGCCCTATCAAGCTGGTGGCCATGGCCGACATCTTCCCGGATCGCCTCCAGAAAGACCTGACCAAGTTGCAGATGCAGTTTGCCAGCCAGGTGGACGTGCCGCCGGAACGTCAGTTCATCGGCTTCGACGCTTATCAGAAAGCGATGGATTGTTTGAAACCGGGCGACGTCGCGATTTTTGCTACGCCGCCGGCGTTTCGCTGGGTGCATTTCTCTTACGCGATCCAGAAGGGTCTAAATGTTTTCATGGAGAAGCCGCTAACGGCTGACGGGCCCACCAGCAAACGCATGTTCAGCCTGGCGCGCGAGGCCCAGGCCAAGAACCTGAAGGTCGGTGTGGGGTTGATGTCACGTCACAACCGGGCGATGCAAGAACTGGCCAAGCGCGTCCACGATGGCGAGATTGGCGAGATCATTCTGCAGCGGGGTTACCGGATGCACGGGCCGGGCGGTTATTTCAGTTCGCTTCCGAAACCGGCCGGTATCACCGACCTCCTTTACCAAGTGCAGCGCTTCCACAGTTTCATCTGGGCTAGCGGCGGCTGCTTTAACGACTTCTATATCCACTTGATCGATCAGTTAGGGTGGATGAAGAACGAGTGGCCCGTGAAAGCGCAGGCGCTAGGCGGCCGACAGTACCGCTCCAGTCCTGAAGGAATCATGTATGTGGATCAGAATTTCGACACATACTCAGTGGAATACACGTATTCCGACGGCGCCAAGTTCTTTTTCGACGGGCGCACCATCCCCGGATGTGAGCAGATCTATTCTAGCTACCTGCAAGGCACCAAAGGGTCGGGAATCGCCTCGAAGGCAGGCGATTGCGGGCAGCCGTCAAGCCTATATGCAAGCCAGGACTTGACCGCCAACATGTTTTGGGAATCCAAGGTAAAGCCGGAAGAGCAGGACCCTTATCAAAACGAATGGAATGACTTGGTGGACGCCATTCGAGACGATAAGCCCTACAACGAGGTGCAGCGTGGTGTGGAAGTTAGCCTGGTTTCGAGCATGGGCCGCATGGCCGCCCACACCGGCCGGGAAGTGACGTTTGACCAGATGCTCAACTGCGACTTCGAAATGTCGCCGAACACAGACAAGTTCACCATGGATTCTCCAGCGCCACTGGTTGCTGATGCCGACGGCCGATATCCTGTACCGCAACCGGGAATCGTGACCTCACGCGAATATCGAGCTTAG